The stretch of DNA AATGCGTTTGTCTCCCTCTTTGGCAGCTGGCAAATAAGTTTGCACCATCACCGGAATTCTACCTTGGAGAGTACTGAGTTCGACGAGCGAGTTAAAGTTGCGATCGCTCGGTTCTAAAAACAAAATTCCTTCCCCAGCTTTATTGCCCAAAGGCTTCAGAATTGCCGATCCTTTCGACTCCACAAATTTGCGGATCGTCTCTTTATCCGGACTGACAATAGTTTCTGGAATTGCGCCGGTAAATTGCAACGCATACATTTTTTCATTAGCAGCTCGCAGTCCTCTCGGTGCGTTGATTACCAGAGTTTTGGCTGGGTCGATGTAATCGAGAATGTACGTAGCGTAAAGATAAGGTACTGTTACCGGCGGATCGGTTCGCATGAACACCGCATCCATCGATTCTAAGGGTTGGAAAGTGCGATCGCCCACTTCGTACCAAGGCTGCTGCACTACCCACCGCCCCTCTACCAGTTCCACTGGGATGAGATGCACCCGTTCTAAAATCGCCCAAGCCTTGCCACTCACCACACTAAGATGACTGGCTTCCGTTATCCAAACCTCATGACCCATCTGCTGGGCAGCTTCCATCAGTGCCACGCTGGTATCGTGACCAGGATCGAGCCTGGA from Aerosakkonema funiforme FACHB-1375 encodes:
- the gshB gene encoding glutathione synthase; protein product: MKFAFIIDPISRLDPGHDTSVALMEAAQQMGHEVWITEASHLSVVSGKAWAILERVHLIPVELVEGRWVVQQPWYEVGDRTFQPLESMDAVFMRTDPPVTVPYLYATYILDYIDPAKTLVINAPRGLRAANEKMYALQFTGAIPETIVSPDKETIRKFVESKGSAILKPLGNKAGEGILFLEPSDRNFNSLVELSTLQGRIPVMVQTYLPAAKEGDKRIILLNGIPIGAVNRIPTGKEFRGNMAVGGRVAETEITDREREICTQLAPTLQRDGLIFVGIDVIGGYLTEVNVTSPTGVREIDRLSGTRLGYQTIEWVAEESRRNSKVIST